Part of the Henckelia pumila isolate YLH828 chromosome 2, ASM3356847v2, whole genome shotgun sequence genome is shown below.
atacataaataaataataaataataaataaatacagAGGAATAATCATAGGAGCTTTTgtcttaataaaataaaattaggtTCACTAGAAAACGGGAACCCTAACATTATCGGTAGTAATTCTTCGCTCGTCTCATTCCGTCACGCATACAAATTTAGCCGATCGGTTTTTATTCGGTGATTAACAGTGAAAGTAGAAGATGGCGGGCGAGAGCTCAGCGTCGGCGTCGAGTAGTAGATCTGGCGGCGGCGGAGCATCAGCGGACTCGTATGTTGGAAGCTTGATAAGTTTGACCTCGAAAAGTGAAATTAGATATGAAGGTGTATTGTACAGTATTAACACCGAAGAGTCCAGCATCGGCTTGCGCAACGGTGAGCAAACTAGAATTAggaagatttttttaaaaataaagaaaaattgaatttttgagttttgattCATGTGTATTTTGTTTCAGAATGTATgagatttttctattttttctcATCCTTTTATTTCAATAATCGTGCTTTTCATCGTCTAGTTTAAAGTTATGTCTTGCTGAATGGTAGAATTTTCTGTTAGGTGCCGGTTCATAAATTTTCATTTGGCAGAACTTAGATTTATCGTTTTCATTTTCTTGTGGCGTTTTCGTAATTTTCTAAAATCTGGTAATTTGCTTATTGATTTTTCTGGCTACATAAGATGGTaaaggataaatttttttatgtagtTCGAAGGCAAATGATTTTTTTGATACCTTGTGTGAATTGGATTTACTATGTTTGTTTAGCATTTGCAATATTTGAGAGTAGATATTTTGATAGGGTAGTCTACTTTCAGTTCCGATGGGTGTATCGGAAGTATGTCTTATcctattatatatttttaattaaattttgatttctgATGATTTGGTTTCCGATAAAAAGGATCTCGAAAAGAAATTCGCTTTATGTATTCCTTGTGCTTGTGATTTTTGTTTGACCATTTGATTAGGATATAATTGAATTCAGTTTAGCACTTTAGctattgatttattttgttaAGTTTACGATtgggttgaagcattttattcGATAAGTGGATTTGAAATGGCTCGAGTAATTGAGAATTTGAAATGCCTTGTTGGGGTTAAGAAAGATATACTAAAATGGAAGTGGGGGGATTTGAAAATTACCCTGCCAAACAATTGTGAATGGACCGTCTCAATGATTTGAAATGCCCTTGAAAAAAATGAACTCTATTTTGTCAGTATGTTGGTTAAATGGACATGGTAGGGTAGAAAATATTTTCTTCTTATTGGTTGAAGAATTGTTAGGTAAAAAAGAAATTTGAACCTAAAATGGGTTTAGCATTCCTTGCGAGCTGTTGAAATTTTAATGATTTGGTGAATTTCAAGGTGTTAAGTTCACCGCACTTTTTGTTAATCATGGTGATCCAAGACAATAGTATTAGTCTGAAGTTCGTAACATACTCTTATTTGTTGTTAAGTTTTTTATTTGATCACTGATGTCTAAAGCATCTAGATATCCTCCTGATTGGCTTTGGACTATGAGCAATGCTAATCATGTTTGAACCTAATTATTGCTTTGTAATTATCATGTGGCAGTGAGATCATTTGGAACAGAAGGGCGAAAAAAGGATGGTCCACAAGTTCCTCCGGGCGATAAAATTTACGAATACATACTGTTCAGAGGAAGTGATATTAAGGTATATTATGGGGTTTTTTGATCTTCTTAAATTGCTACATTTCCCATTAATAACTTGTGTTCACCAAGTGTTTTAGTTTTACCCCAATTATGTGATATTTGAATCTTTTACTTTCATTCTAGAGAAGTCAGACATAATGATATAATTAAGCCTGACCACTCGAATAGTTTTTGGTTGGGCCTGTGCTGATGAACCTAACATGGGATATGGAAGTGATAGTTGTGCAAGCCATAGTGGATTTGTCTTGCGAACATGACATCGACAAGAGCTGCATTACGATATGGCTGTTGTggcattatttatatttttcaacTATCACGGTTTTGTCTCACTCCACAATATTAACTTCAGCATTTATGATCTGTTTTATTGTTAAAACTTAAGAAGAGCACAATTAATTTGTCTTTTGTTTTTTTGGCTTGTATATCTGGATGTTGTATTTTTGCATGTAGTTTTTTAGTACTGTAATCTTCAACCATGGTTACTGTCTTCCTCAGGATTTACAGGTGAAATCCTCTCCACCAGTTCAGACGACGCCACCCATAAACAGTGATCCTGCAATTATTCAGGTAAGAAACACATAACTACTGTAATAATGTTATGCTGTGGATAGTGATTTTAATGTGTTTATTTGCTAGTGCAGACCCACTATTCTCATCCAACATCCACACCCAGTAGTTTGCCGCCTCCAATTGGGCCATCGTCAGATCCTGGTGCCCATCCTGCACAAATGGGACTCCCTGGATCAGCTTTCCAAAGTGGTATGCCTTTGTATCAACCTGTACCGAACTTGAATTCTTGGTCCCCTTCTCCTAATGGAAATAATAGTACACCACCTATGCCAATGTATTGGCAAGGATTCTATGGCGCTCCTGGTGGGCTGCCTCAATTACCTCAGCAAGCATTGCTTCGACCACCTCCTGGATTGTCAATTCCTCCTTCCATGCAACAGATGCAATTTCCGAATTTTAACTCTTCTTTAGCCATGCCAGCATTAAACCTGTCTGGTTCTACTCCATTATCAGACTATCATTCTTCTTCGGGTCCCAGCTCTGGAACTTCTGCTAGTTTAGCCTCTGCTTCATTTCCTGTTTCAACTCCGTCTTTCAATATTCCTGCGCTGCAGCCTTTGTCCCTTGCATCTGACTCAACCGTGAAACCACTACAAGGAAAAGCTTCCATATCCTCTATCTCTACTTCTACACCAAGCTCGACCTTACCATCTTTAGCTCCACTCTCTACTCCAGCTCCTGAAAATGCAGGTGTACCTCTAGTTGCTACCAAACCTAGTCCAATAATTAGTTTGACGTCTGTGCAACAGCTGGCCATATCTCAACCTGTAACATCAATTGCTGGTACATCTGTTTCTGTTCTTTCTGAAACGCGAATGCCATCACTTGTTACCCCGGGGCAACTGTTACAATCTGGACCAGCTACTGCGGTGGCACGTCAACCTTTACAAACTGTTCAGAAGGATGTGGAAGTAGTTCAAGTGTCTCCTAAGCCATCGTCTAAATCATCAAATCCAGTAGCAATGGATTCTCAACCACCATTATTACCGTCACCTCCAACTGGGCGTGGTCATAAGGTTTTTTACTTTTGTTATTTTATGACAACCACCCTCTAGATTGCATTCTCTCTATTTATGTTGGGACTTCATCTGTTTGCATGAATGCTACGGATTATAAACCATAGGCATGCACCCTTCCTGAAAATacatattttcatgaattttttgtTATTAAATGACCTGGTCAGGCTTGCGTGGtgcatgttttgagttttgaccTGGTCAGGCTCGAGCAACGGAAacagcaaaaataaataaataaataaagcgaGGGGACCCATCTCAAATGTTCCTCGTATTATCAATGGCCATAACTTTCTTAGCACCTTCACTGCTATAAAATCCATACCCAATTGTTGGTTGTATAACCAAGCAtgtgataaaaaaaatgatatagcTTTTTGGTTGTCTAGAAGTTACAATTTGTGACAGGTGTTGATGCTTTGTTCTTCTTTCCAAGTCCCATCATATTTTGCATATGCTCTTCTTTGAGGTCCTACTGCTTGCTTGAATTGTTAAATAACTGTTTCCTTTGTGTTCTCTATTCTCTTATAATTTCAATGCAACATTGCAGCTCTTGGTACAGTTTGCAAATTTTCTGGTACTTTGTTGGAAAACTAATGATGTATATATCTTGTCTCTTTTTAGCCAAATGGAGCTACTTATCACATGCGTAACAACAATTACAGAGGGCGTGGAGGAAGAGGATATGGGGTAAGGAATTCCATGATTGCATGACATGGATTTCTCCATGGAACATCAATGATTTACACTATTTATCGAATAGAAACTAAATCAACTTTACACGAAAACTTTATTGTTCTATTTCTACTATTATATATTGTTGTACCTAAATATGATAAGCTACCATAGTTAACTAGGTTACCATTTCTTTGTTCACTTAATGATTCTGGCACTTTGCAACTAAGTCATTTCCTGTTATCCGCATGAGAACCATGCCATTTTTTCGCAGGGTTGTACGGTTGTAGTGTTTACATTTTAATTTGACATTTTCTTTTTTAACATAAACGATTGTCACTAAGTGGTTTCCTGTAATCCGCATCAGAATTATGCCAATGTTTTTAACTATTGCTCTTTTTTTTGAGGTACTGGCCCCACCTTACTGATTTATGTTGCATACCTTTAACCTTTCCAAGGTTTATTTACTTGAAATTTTCCATGTGATTATAAATGGCAGATTATTTAGAAATAGCTTTAAATGCGATGTCATGTCTACAAGTTTATTaccaaaaatttatttgaaatttgttcTGTGAATTGGTTGCTAATGTTTCAATGTCAATAAACTGGAGTATGATTCCTTTGTTGGACCGTGGCGGTATGATGATTGATGCCTGAGTGACCATTTTGAGGGACGTTATCTGTTTTATGATTTAAATGTGTACTTATTTATGTCAAATATGAACTGTACTTGACTTGAGTTGATCAAGAAATTATTCATTGAAAGATACAAAAACAATTCTATTAAATTTTTGTGGCGAGCTGTCTCGTGGAATTTTAAATACGTTCTTTCTAGCCTGACTGTGGAGTGAATATTTCGCAGACTTCACATCCTGTGACAACATTCACGGAAGATTTTGACTTTACGGCGATGAATGAGAAATTCGAAAAGGACAAAGTTTGGGGTCATCTGGGAAAAAGTAATAAATCCCAATCAAAGGATAAGGAAGGCAACATGGACGACAGTTATGATGATGATTTTCAGGAAGAGGATGATCCTGAATTGCCTAAAATTGGGGCCAAGGTGATTGTTTAATTTCTTCCATAATTTATTGTTCTATATGGAACTTCCCTTTCGTGCCGAAgttaagtttatttttcctTGCAGCCTGTTTATAACAAGGATGACTTTTTCGACACCCTTTCTTGTGACACCCTTGGCAATGATTCTAATCATGGAAGAACTAGGTATTCTGAACAAATGAGGTTAGATACAGAGGTATGTGTCATTTACTTTTGATCTCATTTAGTTGGTCCATGATATATCCTGATGTATTGCCACGAATGCAGACATTTGGAGAATTTTCAAGGTATCAGGGTGGACGTCGAGGTAGCCGTGGCCCTGGTCGCGGTGGTGTTAACGGCGGCCGATTCCGTGGCGCTTACCATGGAAGAGGTTATGGTGGATACGGCTATTCTAATAGGGGACGTGGTCGAGGTCTGTAGAGTTATATTACCTATAAGATCAATAAACTGCATTTTTCTTGCAATTGTGTGTCTAGTGAAAGCCAATGCTAATCTTGTCCTTGCTGGACGAGGATTGATTTAGGACTTTCTTGTAATGTCTGCCTTTAATGTTTTGTTATTAGAGCAATAAACTTATAGTTTATTGGATAGTACAATCCGTGGTTATTTCAGATGTTTGGATTTGACAGAATTTGTACCGAATGTCAGGTCTGGTCTTTTGTTTTCGGTCTTGACTCATGCGAAGAAGCTTAATGACTAAATTTATTTCCTGAATTTCTTAAAACAGAACAAAGATTTGAAGCATATTGTactgattttgtttaatatctGACTGCATATAAGATTGatgggttttttttttggtaatttttttattctgaGTTGGGGAGGAGATTGTAATTTGGTTATCGAAAACAAGATTTCGTTTTAAACATGCGATCTTGATGTCAAGATAAGCTGTAACTCGCCTTTAGTTTTACTCGTTAACATAttgctatttatttttcttatggCCAACGAATTACTAAAGTGATGGCAGATGTTTTTATCTTGGAACTTGCCATTGGTTGGAATTATGTTGGTGCTTTGTGGgtgaaattgaaataaaaattataactgAATATTGAACTCGAGATTGGAGACTTGTACATCGCTGTTTGAAACTATAATAATTACATGAAATTTGAGCCATTCTAGATTCGAGTTAAGCACGAAAATTGAGTTCGAATTCAAACCCAAAGAACGACCTTTCGTAGTAATCGTATCCATTTATTCAACAGTGGATCGTATAAACAAATCCATGTCAGAGAACTTGCTTACACAGCTTATTTTTAGCATTCCAACTTATTAGCATAGTCCTTCATTGATGCTTCTGCCTACTTGCAAGTAGCAACCAAAACCTTTCTGGGTGGAAGGCCAGGCCTCCTACCATGGAGCAAAGCATAGTTATCCAAAAACAGCACATCACCTTTCTGCCACTTGAATTGGATACTTTCCTCTTCAATGATCTCTCCACATCTCCTCACAAATTTCTCCGGGATCTCGGTTCCGTCGGCCATGGTAGCCGAGCTCAGCTCTTTCCCGTACATGCCGACCAACGTGTTGAACCACATCCGTCTCCCTTTTCTTCCCTCGAACACTCTTGTCAAATATCTCGGACCTAGTATGGTCTTCACCCCACCATTAGGTAGCCATTCCATATCCATCCCCAGTGCCTTTGCCCTGCATTGAGTTTGAAGTTAGGATAGTGTGAATGAGTGAAACAAGCTTATCAGCGAGTCCAACGGCTAAGAGTTGGTTTAGTTTGGTTCGGTTTGGCTCGATCGATTGAATTGTGATTGTTCAATTAGCTCGGACCAGTTTTGATTGGGTTGAGTATCACTTGTGCTCGAGTATACACCCTTAATTATGGGTGGGGAAAAGATATTGTTTTAGTACCTTTTCTCTGCTTCcatgcgatcggaggttccgaaagCGTCTTCCCAGCCGCGACCTCTCATGGAGGAAGTATCGTCTTTGCTAAGAGCAGTGAAAGTATATCTCAGCCCTTTCTTCTCCAGTTCCTCCACCTCTGCTGGAAACTCCTCCAGAGCACGCTCTGCCACTCGAAAACTAGGCACGAAAGGCGTCTCCCCACCTTCCGGTGGAGGTATTTCGCAGTAAAGAATCACTTTCTTTGGAAATTCCTTTATCTGCACACACAAGACACTGGCACTGTTACATTGTCCTACCTTTTTCTTGCCATGAACATAGAAAGAATGGAAacaaaaattgtaaattttCGACATAAATGAACGGTTCGAAACTCCGTATGTAGTACACAGATTACTATCGATTCCATGCTTATACTTACCAAGACCATTTCATGATGGTAGTATATGAACTCCGACAGAGGCCCTTCATTAGCAGTCCAAATCCTCTTGTAAATATGCGTCCGGGGAGCCGGCCCGACGTACCGGATATCGTCCCACCCACAAACGTCAACGATATCATTGAACTCCACTGCGCTGGTCACATCAAATCCCCTCAAAAGAACAGCGCTGTTCTTGATTATCATCTGCTCGAACCATTCCTTGTTCTCTTTCAATGCCACGAGCAACGATTCGACGTCGTTCTTGCCGCCCTCCTGAGGCTGCAACACCAGTGGCATCGTTTCGCCGTCCACCAGCTTCTCACCTTCGCATTTCCCGACCTTGAACTCCTTGCAAGTGAACTCCATTCCcactttattttttaattgaatttcttcCAATAGAATGTAATAAATTTTACTGTGATTGATGGAGGAGTGCATCGATTTTATAGGATGGGGTGAATATTGTGTATCCGGCAATATCAAGATTCTTTTATGTCGTTTAGTTGGTAATTGTACGTTAATTTCGTTGGTTTTTGTTTACTTGGCTTCGGCCACTCGTTTTCTTGGGATTTCATTTGTGTGGTTcggtttattaatttatttgggaTTAGAGACATTTGGaggatattaatattaattgatGGAttactattttaaattttaaacaaattgTCCTGTCGTAATTTCAATGGTTTTTTTAGGCTGATAATGAAAGTATACGAGTTATAAGGTGGTTCCCTTGAGGGTAAAATTGTATTAAATATTCGATCCAAACTCAAATTGTATTAATTTTATCTCTAAAATAAATTTGTGTTTTCACGGCCTAATCTATGTGATATCTCATAAGTGGGCTCATCACATGCTTGAACACAATGAAGACCATAACAAAAGATTAAGGTTCGAGTCTCATTCTAAAGAGTATGGTCGGCACATGAGGAAAGTGTTGAAGAAGATGTATGTTGGCTCCTAAAGGGTGAGGGAAATCCCCATCAGGTTGGACCTAATCATGGGGTCTTTAAGGTGAGTCAAAAGCTTATGACAATATAAAATGGAGATGTGATATTATATGTGGGGAGTGTAGAGGAAGGAAGTGGAGGAGAGGTTCGCCTAAGGTGGGCGGCCCAAGGTGGACGAGCCCCTAGAGCAGTAAGCTTGACTTTGTGTCTTGGGTTGTCTTTGGAGGGCGAGCTCTTAAGGAGGGACACGTGAACTACACACTCGTGGTCCCCTACAAAGTGTTTGTGGTCCCCTACCTTGCCTTCTTATAAATACGGGGTTGCTTTCTTCATTTGAAACTAATTCACTTTCATTTTGAGGGGCGCCCAAGCTCCTCTTTCTCTTATTCGTTCATGTCTCTAACTTGAGAGTCGAAGGGGCTACGCCACGACACCCTCCCGGCCCCCtctaatattatttttcttgatttcaAGTTCATTTCCGGACCTGAAGTTTTGGGATTAAATTGGATCTGGATCATTAATAAATTTTAGTGAGTATCACcatggaaaaatatttttgcacTATTTGGGCGCATATGTTTTTCAATGATGAAACAGTACAAAATAGTGAAAATGTGATACTAACATATGAATTTCACTAATTAgtttagatatgatacaaaagACAATTTTTAGTATAAACTTTAAACATCTTTATTAAAAATCAACATTTGCCACAGATGTTTGGTTActcataatatattaatattatatttcatatGTTGTATTGATTTTCatcttaaaaaattaatatcacCAATACCAATATTACATGCATACATGTTTCACACTTAAATTCTCAATAATCATATATCAGTGTTGATCACATGTAGTTTATTTGACATCAAGGTACCAAGTATGGGACGTGATCTCAAGTTCGAAACTTAATTGTGACAATCCACTCCCCcaactaaaaaaaatcatatattagtatcagatttgaaataatttgtgctcaaatatcatatattagtattatattttcaattttttgcaCCAACGTACGAGAAAAAAATATGTGGACCAAGAAGTGCAGAAACATTTTTTTTCGGGTCAGAAagtataaacatatatattttcttttgaCAAAGATTGAATGTCAAATTAAATTTGGTTTTGGGGATTTAAACCAAATTTACCCTTCGCTTGCTTAAATGAAgaaaacgtgtgtgtgtgtgttttattttttataaataagttattcaCATGATTCTTTATGTTAAAAT
Proteins encoded:
- the LOC140880369 gene encoding protein decapping 5-like → MAGESSASASSSRSGGGGASADSYVGSLISLTSKSEIRYEGVLYSINTEESSIGLRNVRSFGTEGRKKDGPQVPPGDKIYEYILFRGSDIKDLQVKSSPPVQTTPPINSDPAIIQTHYSHPTSTPSSLPPPIGPSSDPGAHPAQMGLPGSAFQSGMPLYQPVPNLNSWSPSPNGNNSTPPMPMYWQGFYGAPGGLPQLPQQALLRPPPGLSIPPSMQQMQFPNFNSSLAMPALNLSGSTPLSDYHSSSGPSSGTSASLASASFPVSTPSFNIPALQPLSLASDSTVKPLQGKASISSISTSTPSSTLPSLAPLSTPAPENAGVPLVATKPSPIISLTSVQQLAISQPVTSIAGTSVSVLSETRMPSLVTPGQLLQSGPATAVARQPLQTVQKDVEVVQVSPKPSSKSSNPVAMDSQPPLLPSPPTGRGHKPNGATYHMRNNNYRGRGGRGYGTSHPVTTFTEDFDFTAMNEKFEKDKVWGHLGKSNKSQSKDKEGNMDDSYDDDFQEEDDPELPKIGAKPVYNKDDFFDTLSCDTLGNDSNHGRTRYSEQMRLDTETFGEFSRYQGGRRGSRGPGRGGVNGGRFRGAYHGRGYGGYGYSNRGRGRGL
- the LOC140885082 gene encoding clavaminate synthase-like protein At3g21360, whose translation is MEFTCKEFKVGKCEGEKLVDGETMPLVLQPQEGGKNDVESLLVALKENKEWFEQMIIKNSAVLLRGFDVTSAVEFNDIVDVCGWDDIRYVGPAPRTHIYKRIWTANEGPLSEFIYYHHEMVLIKEFPKKVILYCEIPPPEGGETPFVPSFRVAERALEEFPAEVEELEKKGLRYTFTALSKDDTSSMRGRGWEDAFGTSDRMEAEKRAKALGMDMEWLPNGGVKTILGPRYLTRVFEGRKGRRMWFNTLVGMYGKELSSATMADGTEIPEKFVRRCGEIIEEESIQFKWQKGDVLFLDNYALLHGRRPGLPPRKVLVATCK